A stretch of the Glycine soja cultivar W05 chromosome 13, ASM419377v2, whole genome shotgun sequence genome encodes the following:
- the LOC114382722 gene encoding receptor-like serine/threonine-protein kinase ALE2 isoform X2: MSTSPVFLFALLFSFSVNSVSMNVLFASAERAKMWLVKLSSGPSFAPVQSPSYQACSQICTDPLTATPFGSPCGCVFPMKIRLVLDVAPLAVFPVIDELEIELASATYLKQSQVRIMGVTSDSQSQGRTIVDINLVPLGEKFDNTTAVLLCKRFWHNEVPLIRSLFGDYAILYITYPGIPSALPPETIIGRGHMPRESVNVLPITADMNSENEKMNLRTIIIIALSSVILLLVLVGAFYIILKWREIRRPSGAVGPAFKSYLNKRSGMEYMLSSRIMSSRSMSLVSTLAHSILSVKTFSFSELEKATAKFSSQRVLGEGGFGRVYCGTLDDGNEVAVKLLTRDGQNRDREFVAEVEILSRLHHRNLVKLIGICIEGPRRYLVYELVHNGSVESHLHGDDKKKSPLNWEARTKIALGAARGLAYLHEDSIPRVIHRDFKASNVLLEDDFTPKVSDFGLAREATEGKSHISTRVMGTFGYVAPEYAMTGHLLVKSDVYSFGVVLLELLTGRKPVDMSQPQGQENLVMWARPMLRSKEGLEQLVDPSLAGSYDFDDMAKVAAIVSMCVHPEVSQRPFMGEVVQALKLIYNDTNESNNESSAWASDFGGELVFSDSSWLDAEEVTQRLAYGQASTLITMDYSSGHLEMMENRPFSASSFNGDEISLPMGHQVRSDPLRTAQSKLTFYKLTRSQSEHVVHPSKRVWNDDGYWV; encoded by the exons ATGTCAACTTCTCCTGTCTTCCTTTTCGctctccttttctctttctcaG TGAACTCGGTTTCTATGAATGTGCTATTTGCTTCAGCTGAACGAGCTAAAATGTGGTTGGTTAAACTTTCTTCTGGACCATCTTTTGCTCCTGTGCAATCTCCATCTTATCAag CTTGTAGCCAAATCTGTACAGATCCATTAACTGCAACTCCTTTTGGTTCACCCTGTGGTTGTGTATTTCCCATGAAAATCAGACTAGTACTGGATGTGGCTCCTTTGGCTGTTTTTCCAGTAATTGATGAGTTGGAGATTGAACTTGCATCTGCGACATATTTGAAGCAGAGCCAGGTGAGGATAATGGGTGTCACTTCTGACAGTCAAAGTCAGGGAAGAACCATAGTTGATATTAACTTGGTTCCACTTGGGGAAAAATTTGACAATACCACAGCAGTTCTGTTGTGTAAGAGGTTTTGGCACAACGAAGTTCCTCTTATTAGGAGCCTTTTTGGTGATTATGCCATCTTGTATATTACTTATCCAG GTATACCATCAGCGCTGCCACCTGAAACCATaattgggagaggtcacatgcCCAGGGAGAGTGTTAATGTTCTCCCAATCACTGCAGATATGAACAGCGAGAATGAGAAGATGAATCTTAGAACTATAATCATCATTGCTCTATCTTCTGTTATACTCTTGTTGGTTTTGGTTGGAGCATtttacatcattttgaaatggaGGGAAATTAGGAGACCATCAGGTGCTGTTGGCCCTGCATTCAAATCATATCTAAACAAGAGATCTG GCATGGAATATATGTTGTCAAGCAGAATTATGAGCTCAAGATCTATGTCCCTTGTGTCCACTCTCGCTCATTCTATTCTCTCTGTTAAAACATTTTCCTTTTCTGAGCTTGAGAAAGCAACTGCTAAGTTCAGTTCTCAGAGAGTATTAGGAGAAGGAGGATTTGGGCGTGTTTATTGTGGGACATTGGATGATGGAAATGAAGTTGCAGTTAAACTGCTAACAAGGGATGGTCAGAATAGAGACCGTGAATTTGTCGCCGAAGTGGAGATACTAAGCCGCTTGCATCATCGTAATCTTGTGAAACTCATTGGTATATGCATAGAAGGGCCAAGGCGTTACTTGGTGTATGAGCTTGTTCACAATGGTAGTGTTGAGTCTCATTTGCATG gtgatgacaagaaaaagagccCTCTAAATTGGGAAGCACGGACAAAAATTGCTCTTGGAGCTGCAAGAGGATTGGCTTATCTACACGAGGATTCTATTCCTCGTGTAATTCACCGAGATTTTAAAGCTAGCAATGTTCTGTTAGAAGATGACTTTACCCCCAAGGTTTCTGATTTTGGATTAGCAAGAGAAGCGACTGAAGGAAAGAGTCATATTTCTACAAGGGTCATGGGTACTTTTGG GTATGTTGCCCCAGAATATGCAATGACAGGTCATTTACTCGTTAAAAGTGATGTTTATAGTTTTGGTGTTGTGCTGCTTGAACTTCTAACCGGCAGGAAACCAGTGGACATGTCTCAACCTCAGGGACAGGAGAATCTTGTAATGTGGGCTCGACCAATGTTGAGAAGTAAAGAAGGTTTAGAACAGCTGGTGGATCCATCTTTGGCTGGAAGCTATGACTTTGATGACATGGCAAAGGTGGCTGCTATTGTTTCCATGTGTGTACACCCGGAGGTCAGTCAGAGACCTTTTATGGGTGAAGTTGTGCAGGCTCTTAAGTTGATCTACAACGACACCAATGAGAGTAACAATGAGTCTTCTGCCTGGGCCTCGGATTTTGGAGGGGAACTTGTCTTTTCTGATAGCAGTTGGTTGGATGCTGAAGAGGTAACTCAAAGATTAGCTTATGGACAAGCATCTACCTTAATCACAATGGATTACAGTTCTGGTCATCTTGAAATGATGGAAAACAGACCGTTTTCAGCTTCAAGCTTCAATGGAGATGAGATTTCTTTGCCGATGGGGCACCAGGTTAGATCAGACCCCTTGAGAACTGCTCAGAGTAAGCTAACATTTTATAAGCTTACTCGAAGTCAGAGTGAACATGTGGTACATCCTTCCAAACGTGTTTGGAATGATGATGGTTACTGGGTTTAA
- the LOC114382722 gene encoding receptor-like serine/threonine-protein kinase ALE2 isoform X1 produces MSTSPVFLFALLFSFSVNSVSMNVLFASAERAKMWLVKLSSGPSFAPVQSPSYQACSQICTDPLTATPFGSPCGCVFPMKIRLVLDVAPLAVFPVIDELEIELASATYLKQSQVRIMGVTSDSQSQGRTIVDINLVPLGEKFDNTTAVLLCKRFWHNEVPLIRSLFGDYAILYITYPGSIPSALPPETIIGRGHMPRESVNVLPITADMNSENEKMNLRTIIIIALSSVILLLVLVGAFYIILKWREIRRPSGAVGPAFKSYLNKRSGMEYMLSSRIMSSRSMSLVSTLAHSILSVKTFSFSELEKATAKFSSQRVLGEGGFGRVYCGTLDDGNEVAVKLLTRDGQNRDREFVAEVEILSRLHHRNLVKLIGICIEGPRRYLVYELVHNGSVESHLHGDDKKKSPLNWEARTKIALGAARGLAYLHEDSIPRVIHRDFKASNVLLEDDFTPKVSDFGLAREATEGKSHISTRVMGTFGYVAPEYAMTGHLLVKSDVYSFGVVLLELLTGRKPVDMSQPQGQENLVMWARPMLRSKEGLEQLVDPSLAGSYDFDDMAKVAAIVSMCVHPEVSQRPFMGEVVQALKLIYNDTNESNNESSAWASDFGGELVFSDSSWLDAEEVTQRLAYGQASTLITMDYSSGHLEMMENRPFSASSFNGDEISLPMGHQVRSDPLRTAQSKLTFYKLTRSQSEHVVHPSKRVWNDDGYWV; encoded by the exons ATGTCAACTTCTCCTGTCTTCCTTTTCGctctccttttctctttctcaG TGAACTCGGTTTCTATGAATGTGCTATTTGCTTCAGCTGAACGAGCTAAAATGTGGTTGGTTAAACTTTCTTCTGGACCATCTTTTGCTCCTGTGCAATCTCCATCTTATCAag CTTGTAGCCAAATCTGTACAGATCCATTAACTGCAACTCCTTTTGGTTCACCCTGTGGTTGTGTATTTCCCATGAAAATCAGACTAGTACTGGATGTGGCTCCTTTGGCTGTTTTTCCAGTAATTGATGAGTTGGAGATTGAACTTGCATCTGCGACATATTTGAAGCAGAGCCAGGTGAGGATAATGGGTGTCACTTCTGACAGTCAAAGTCAGGGAAGAACCATAGTTGATATTAACTTGGTTCCACTTGGGGAAAAATTTGACAATACCACAGCAGTTCTGTTGTGTAAGAGGTTTTGGCACAACGAAGTTCCTCTTATTAGGAGCCTTTTTGGTGATTATGCCATCTTGTATATTACTTATCCAGGTA GTATACCATCAGCGCTGCCACCTGAAACCATaattgggagaggtcacatgcCCAGGGAGAGTGTTAATGTTCTCCCAATCACTGCAGATATGAACAGCGAGAATGAGAAGATGAATCTTAGAACTATAATCATCATTGCTCTATCTTCTGTTATACTCTTGTTGGTTTTGGTTGGAGCATtttacatcattttgaaatggaGGGAAATTAGGAGACCATCAGGTGCTGTTGGCCCTGCATTCAAATCATATCTAAACAAGAGATCTG GCATGGAATATATGTTGTCAAGCAGAATTATGAGCTCAAGATCTATGTCCCTTGTGTCCACTCTCGCTCATTCTATTCTCTCTGTTAAAACATTTTCCTTTTCTGAGCTTGAGAAAGCAACTGCTAAGTTCAGTTCTCAGAGAGTATTAGGAGAAGGAGGATTTGGGCGTGTTTATTGTGGGACATTGGATGATGGAAATGAAGTTGCAGTTAAACTGCTAACAAGGGATGGTCAGAATAGAGACCGTGAATTTGTCGCCGAAGTGGAGATACTAAGCCGCTTGCATCATCGTAATCTTGTGAAACTCATTGGTATATGCATAGAAGGGCCAAGGCGTTACTTGGTGTATGAGCTTGTTCACAATGGTAGTGTTGAGTCTCATTTGCATG gtgatgacaagaaaaagagccCTCTAAATTGGGAAGCACGGACAAAAATTGCTCTTGGAGCTGCAAGAGGATTGGCTTATCTACACGAGGATTCTATTCCTCGTGTAATTCACCGAGATTTTAAAGCTAGCAATGTTCTGTTAGAAGATGACTTTACCCCCAAGGTTTCTGATTTTGGATTAGCAAGAGAAGCGACTGAAGGAAAGAGTCATATTTCTACAAGGGTCATGGGTACTTTTGG GTATGTTGCCCCAGAATATGCAATGACAGGTCATTTACTCGTTAAAAGTGATGTTTATAGTTTTGGTGTTGTGCTGCTTGAACTTCTAACCGGCAGGAAACCAGTGGACATGTCTCAACCTCAGGGACAGGAGAATCTTGTAATGTGGGCTCGACCAATGTTGAGAAGTAAAGAAGGTTTAGAACAGCTGGTGGATCCATCTTTGGCTGGAAGCTATGACTTTGATGACATGGCAAAGGTGGCTGCTATTGTTTCCATGTGTGTACACCCGGAGGTCAGTCAGAGACCTTTTATGGGTGAAGTTGTGCAGGCTCTTAAGTTGATCTACAACGACACCAATGAGAGTAACAATGAGTCTTCTGCCTGGGCCTCGGATTTTGGAGGGGAACTTGTCTTTTCTGATAGCAGTTGGTTGGATGCTGAAGAGGTAACTCAAAGATTAGCTTATGGACAAGCATCTACCTTAATCACAATGGATTACAGTTCTGGTCATCTTGAAATGATGGAAAACAGACCGTTTTCAGCTTCAAGCTTCAATGGAGATGAGATTTCTTTGCCGATGGGGCACCAGGTTAGATCAGACCCCTTGAGAACTGCTCAGAGTAAGCTAACATTTTATAAGCTTACTCGAAGTCAGAGTGAACATGTGGTACATCCTTCCAAACGTGTTTGGAATGATGATGGTTACTGGGTTTAA
- the LOC114382722 gene encoding receptor-like serine/threonine-protein kinase ALE2 isoform X3: MSTSPVFLFALLFSFSAERAKMWLVKLSSGPSFAPVQSPSYQACSQICTDPLTATPFGSPCGCVFPMKIRLVLDVAPLAVFPVIDELEIELASATYLKQSQVRIMGVTSDSQSQGRTIVDINLVPLGEKFDNTTAVLLCKRFWHNEVPLIRSLFGDYAILYITYPGSIPSALPPETIIGRGHMPRESVNVLPITADMNSENEKMNLRTIIIIALSSVILLLVLVGAFYIILKWREIRRPSGAVGPAFKSYLNKRSGMEYMLSSRIMSSRSMSLVSTLAHSILSVKTFSFSELEKATAKFSSQRVLGEGGFGRVYCGTLDDGNEVAVKLLTRDGQNRDREFVAEVEILSRLHHRNLVKLIGICIEGPRRYLVYELVHNGSVESHLHGDDKKKSPLNWEARTKIALGAARGLAYLHEDSIPRVIHRDFKASNVLLEDDFTPKVSDFGLAREATEGKSHISTRVMGTFGYVAPEYAMTGHLLVKSDVYSFGVVLLELLTGRKPVDMSQPQGQENLVMWARPMLRSKEGLEQLVDPSLAGSYDFDDMAKVAAIVSMCVHPEVSQRPFMGEVVQALKLIYNDTNESNNESSAWASDFGGELVFSDSSWLDAEEVTQRLAYGQASTLITMDYSSGHLEMMENRPFSASSFNGDEISLPMGHQVRSDPLRTAQSKLTFYKLTRSQSEHVVHPSKRVWNDDGYWV; encoded by the exons ATGTCAACTTCTCCTGTCTTCCTTTTCGctctccttttctctttctcaG CTGAACGAGCTAAAATGTGGTTGGTTAAACTTTCTTCTGGACCATCTTTTGCTCCTGTGCAATCTCCATCTTATCAag CTTGTAGCCAAATCTGTACAGATCCATTAACTGCAACTCCTTTTGGTTCACCCTGTGGTTGTGTATTTCCCATGAAAATCAGACTAGTACTGGATGTGGCTCCTTTGGCTGTTTTTCCAGTAATTGATGAGTTGGAGATTGAACTTGCATCTGCGACATATTTGAAGCAGAGCCAGGTGAGGATAATGGGTGTCACTTCTGACAGTCAAAGTCAGGGAAGAACCATAGTTGATATTAACTTGGTTCCACTTGGGGAAAAATTTGACAATACCACAGCAGTTCTGTTGTGTAAGAGGTTTTGGCACAACGAAGTTCCTCTTATTAGGAGCCTTTTTGGTGATTATGCCATCTTGTATATTACTTATCCAGGTA GTATACCATCAGCGCTGCCACCTGAAACCATaattgggagaggtcacatgcCCAGGGAGAGTGTTAATGTTCTCCCAATCACTGCAGATATGAACAGCGAGAATGAGAAGATGAATCTTAGAACTATAATCATCATTGCTCTATCTTCTGTTATACTCTTGTTGGTTTTGGTTGGAGCATtttacatcattttgaaatggaGGGAAATTAGGAGACCATCAGGTGCTGTTGGCCCTGCATTCAAATCATATCTAAACAAGAGATCTG GCATGGAATATATGTTGTCAAGCAGAATTATGAGCTCAAGATCTATGTCCCTTGTGTCCACTCTCGCTCATTCTATTCTCTCTGTTAAAACATTTTCCTTTTCTGAGCTTGAGAAAGCAACTGCTAAGTTCAGTTCTCAGAGAGTATTAGGAGAAGGAGGATTTGGGCGTGTTTATTGTGGGACATTGGATGATGGAAATGAAGTTGCAGTTAAACTGCTAACAAGGGATGGTCAGAATAGAGACCGTGAATTTGTCGCCGAAGTGGAGATACTAAGCCGCTTGCATCATCGTAATCTTGTGAAACTCATTGGTATATGCATAGAAGGGCCAAGGCGTTACTTGGTGTATGAGCTTGTTCACAATGGTAGTGTTGAGTCTCATTTGCATG gtgatgacaagaaaaagagccCTCTAAATTGGGAAGCACGGACAAAAATTGCTCTTGGAGCTGCAAGAGGATTGGCTTATCTACACGAGGATTCTATTCCTCGTGTAATTCACCGAGATTTTAAAGCTAGCAATGTTCTGTTAGAAGATGACTTTACCCCCAAGGTTTCTGATTTTGGATTAGCAAGAGAAGCGACTGAAGGAAAGAGTCATATTTCTACAAGGGTCATGGGTACTTTTGG GTATGTTGCCCCAGAATATGCAATGACAGGTCATTTACTCGTTAAAAGTGATGTTTATAGTTTTGGTGTTGTGCTGCTTGAACTTCTAACCGGCAGGAAACCAGTGGACATGTCTCAACCTCAGGGACAGGAGAATCTTGTAATGTGGGCTCGACCAATGTTGAGAAGTAAAGAAGGTTTAGAACAGCTGGTGGATCCATCTTTGGCTGGAAGCTATGACTTTGATGACATGGCAAAGGTGGCTGCTATTGTTTCCATGTGTGTACACCCGGAGGTCAGTCAGAGACCTTTTATGGGTGAAGTTGTGCAGGCTCTTAAGTTGATCTACAACGACACCAATGAGAGTAACAATGAGTCTTCTGCCTGGGCCTCGGATTTTGGAGGGGAACTTGTCTTTTCTGATAGCAGTTGGTTGGATGCTGAAGAGGTAACTCAAAGATTAGCTTATGGACAAGCATCTACCTTAATCACAATGGATTACAGTTCTGGTCATCTTGAAATGATGGAAAACAGACCGTTTTCAGCTTCAAGCTTCAATGGAGATGAGATTTCTTTGCCGATGGGGCACCAGGTTAGATCAGACCCCTTGAGAACTGCTCAGAGTAAGCTAACATTTTATAAGCTTACTCGAAGTCAGAGTGAACATGTGGTACATCCTTCCAAACGTGTTTGGAATGATGATGGTTACTGGGTTTAA
- the LOC114382825 gene encoding ribokinase-like isoform X3 codes for MMSSESVLPLPENPIIVGFGGVGVDFLAVVPSFPKPDSKIRTTEFTVQGGGNNGNTMTCAARLGLKPRIISKVSNDGPGKTMLEELEAEGVDTSFFVVSKEGTSPFSYIIVDNQSKTRTCIFTPGYPEMVPQDLSRANLLSALDGARVVYFDARMPDNALVIAQEAFHQNISILIDAERPREGLNDLLSLADYVVCSEKFPQAWTEASSIPRALVSIILRLPRLKFAIVTLGKDGCIMLEKCVDDEGSHIEEMDVDSCFVSLTTRKEDSTAMPTCIPSPVTKLRAEGIEESVCGRLYYGTSEKIPPSELVDTTGAGDAFVGAVLYCSCQL; via the exons ATGATGTCTTCCGAATCTGTTCTTCCTCTCCCCGAAAATCCCATCATT GTGGGGTTTGGTGGGGTTGGAGTCGATTTTCTTGCAGTAGTGCCATCTTTTCCTAAACCCGACTCCAAGATCAGAACCACTGAATTCACG GTCCAAGGTGGTGGAAATAATGGAAATACTATGACATGTGCTGCCCGTTTGGGCTTAAAGCCAAGAATAATTTCTAAG GTTTCAAATGATGGTCCAGGTAAGACTATGCTGGAGGAACTAGAAGCTGAAGGGGTGGATACCTCTTTTTTTGTG GTCTCGAAGGAAGGGACTTCACCATTTAGCTACATCATCGTTGACAACCAATC GAAAACAAGGACTTGTATATTCACTCCAGGATATCCTGAAATGGTCCCTCAAGATCTTTCACGAGCCAATTTGTTATCTGCACTGGATGGAGCAAGAGTGGTCTATTTTGATGCAAGGATGCCTGACAATGCTCTTGTCATCGCTCAAGAG GCATTTCACCAGAATATATCTATCTTAATTGATGCGGAAAGGCCTAGGGAAGGATTGAATGACCTCCTGAGTTTGGCTGATTATGTTGTATGTTCAGAAAAATTTCCACAG GCCTGGACAGAGGCATCATCCATTCCAAGAGCACtagtttcaattattttaagattGCCAAGACTTAAATTTGCGATTGTAACTTTGGGAAAAGATGGCTGCATAATGCTTGAGAAATGTGTGGATGATG AGGGTTCTCACATAGAAGAAATGGATGTAGACAGCTGTTTTGTATCATTAACAACGAGAAAGGAAGATAGCACAGCCATGCCAACTTGCATACCCTCA CCTGTTACAAAATTAAGAGCCGAAGGGATAGAAGAATCTGTGTGTGGGAGGTTATATTATGGGACATCTGAAAAGATTCCACCATCAGAGCTTGTTGATACAACTGGTGCTGGGGATGCATTTGTTGGAGCTGTTTTATATT GCAGCTGCCAATTGTAG
- the LOC114382825 gene encoding ribokinase-like isoform X2: MMSSESVLPLPENPIIVGFGGVGVDFLAVVPSFPKPDSKIRTTEFTVQGGGNNGNTMTCAARLGLKPRIISKVSNDGPGKTMLEELEAEGVDTSFFVVSKEGTSPFSYIIVDNQSKTRTCIFTPGYPEMVPQDLSRANLLSALDGARVVYFDARMPDNALVIAQEAFHQNISILIDAERPREGLNDLLSLADYVVCSEKFPQAWTEASSIPRALVSIILRLPRLKFAIVTLGKDGCIMLEKCVDDEGSHIEEMDVDSCFVSLTTRKEDSTAMPTCIPSPVTKLRAEGIEESVCGRLYYGTSEKIPPSELVDTTGAGDAFVGAVLYSICANLSLEKMLPFASYVVSKKQDGVIWIYNQF, encoded by the exons ATGATGTCTTCCGAATCTGTTCTTCCTCTCCCCGAAAATCCCATCATT GTGGGGTTTGGTGGGGTTGGAGTCGATTTTCTTGCAGTAGTGCCATCTTTTCCTAAACCCGACTCCAAGATCAGAACCACTGAATTCACG GTCCAAGGTGGTGGAAATAATGGAAATACTATGACATGTGCTGCCCGTTTGGGCTTAAAGCCAAGAATAATTTCTAAG GTTTCAAATGATGGTCCAGGTAAGACTATGCTGGAGGAACTAGAAGCTGAAGGGGTGGATACCTCTTTTTTTGTG GTCTCGAAGGAAGGGACTTCACCATTTAGCTACATCATCGTTGACAACCAATC GAAAACAAGGACTTGTATATTCACTCCAGGATATCCTGAAATGGTCCCTCAAGATCTTTCACGAGCCAATTTGTTATCTGCACTGGATGGAGCAAGAGTGGTCTATTTTGATGCAAGGATGCCTGACAATGCTCTTGTCATCGCTCAAGAG GCATTTCACCAGAATATATCTATCTTAATTGATGCGGAAAGGCCTAGGGAAGGATTGAATGACCTCCTGAGTTTGGCTGATTATGTTGTATGTTCAGAAAAATTTCCACAG GCCTGGACAGAGGCATCATCCATTCCAAGAGCACtagtttcaattattttaagattGCCAAGACTTAAATTTGCGATTGTAACTTTGGGAAAAGATGGCTGCATAATGCTTGAGAAATGTGTGGATGATG AGGGTTCTCACATAGAAGAAATGGATGTAGACAGCTGTTTTGTATCATTAACAACGAGAAAGGAAGATAGCACAGCCATGCCAACTTGCATACCCTCA CCTGTTACAAAATTAAGAGCCGAAGGGATAGAAGAATCTGTGTGTGGGAGGTTATATTATGGGACATCTGAAAAGATTCCACCATCAGAGCTTGTTGATACAACTGGTGCTGGGGATGCATTTGTTGGAGCTGTTTTATATT CAATCTGTGCCAACTTATCACTAGAGAAAATGTTGCCATTTGCTTCTTATGTGGTAAGCAAAAAACAAGATGGCGTAATTTGgatttataatcaattttag
- the LOC114382825 gene encoding ribokinase-like isoform X1 — MMSSESVLPLPENPIIVGFGGVGVDFLAVVPSFPKPDSKIRTTEFTVQGGGNNGNTMTCAARLGLKPRIISKVSNDGPGKTMLEELEAEGVDTSFFVVSKEGTSPFSYIIVDNQSKTRTCIFTPGYPEMVPQDLSRANLLSALDGARVVYFDARMPDNALVIAQEAFHQNISILIDAERPREGLNDLLSLADYVVCSEKFPQAWTEASSIPRALVSIILRLPRLKFAIVTLGKDGCIMLEKCVDDEGSHIEEMDVDSCFVSLTTRKEDSTAMPTCIPSPVTKLRAEGIEESVCGRLYYGTSEKIPPSELVDTTGAGDAFVGAVLYSICANLSLEKMLPFASYVAAANCRALGARRGLPYRTNPRLASFTE; from the exons ATGATGTCTTCCGAATCTGTTCTTCCTCTCCCCGAAAATCCCATCATT GTGGGGTTTGGTGGGGTTGGAGTCGATTTTCTTGCAGTAGTGCCATCTTTTCCTAAACCCGACTCCAAGATCAGAACCACTGAATTCACG GTCCAAGGTGGTGGAAATAATGGAAATACTATGACATGTGCTGCCCGTTTGGGCTTAAAGCCAAGAATAATTTCTAAG GTTTCAAATGATGGTCCAGGTAAGACTATGCTGGAGGAACTAGAAGCTGAAGGGGTGGATACCTCTTTTTTTGTG GTCTCGAAGGAAGGGACTTCACCATTTAGCTACATCATCGTTGACAACCAATC GAAAACAAGGACTTGTATATTCACTCCAGGATATCCTGAAATGGTCCCTCAAGATCTTTCACGAGCCAATTTGTTATCTGCACTGGATGGAGCAAGAGTGGTCTATTTTGATGCAAGGATGCCTGACAATGCTCTTGTCATCGCTCAAGAG GCATTTCACCAGAATATATCTATCTTAATTGATGCGGAAAGGCCTAGGGAAGGATTGAATGACCTCCTGAGTTTGGCTGATTATGTTGTATGTTCAGAAAAATTTCCACAG GCCTGGACAGAGGCATCATCCATTCCAAGAGCACtagtttcaattattttaagattGCCAAGACTTAAATTTGCGATTGTAACTTTGGGAAAAGATGGCTGCATAATGCTTGAGAAATGTGTGGATGATG AGGGTTCTCACATAGAAGAAATGGATGTAGACAGCTGTTTTGTATCATTAACAACGAGAAAGGAAGATAGCACAGCCATGCCAACTTGCATACCCTCA CCTGTTACAAAATTAAGAGCCGAAGGGATAGAAGAATCTGTGTGTGGGAGGTTATATTATGGGACATCTGAAAAGATTCCACCATCAGAGCTTGTTGATACAACTGGTGCTGGGGATGCATTTGTTGGAGCTGTTTTATATT CAATCTGTGCCAACTTATCACTAGAGAAAATGTTGCCATTTGCTTCTTATGTG GCAGCTGCCAATTGTAGAGCTCTTGGAGCTCGCAGAGGTCTTCCATACCGCACTAACCCACGCCTGGCATCCTTTACTGAGTAG